The following are from one region of the Arachis duranensis cultivar V14167 chromosome 10, aradu.V14167.gnm2.J7QH, whole genome shotgun sequence genome:
- the LOC127742869 gene encoding uncharacterized protein LOC127742869: protein MAQSRQKNYADQRWKPLEFEEGDHVFLKVTPTTGVGRVIKARKLNPRYIGPFQILERIGPVAYRMALPPHLSNLHDVFHVSQLRKYTPDASHVLEPESVQLREDLTLPVAPVRIDDTSIKRLRGKEVSLVKVAWSRGGVEEHTWELESEMRTDYPHLFSAAGKVGSKVVTSANFNATITPASTTASSRISSSKTLASEG, encoded by the exons atggcgcagagtcgtcaaaagaatTATGCCGATCAGAGGTggaagcccttagaatttgaggaaggagaccatgttttccttaaggttactccgactacGGGAGTAGGTAGGGTGATTAAGGCAAGGAAGTTGAATCCtagatacattggtccatttcagatcctggagaggattggaccggtggcgtatcggatggctctaccacctcatctttcgaatctgcacgacgtgtttcacgtgtcgcagcttcggaagtacacccctgatgctagccatgtgttagaacctgagtcagttcagttaagggaagatttgacgcttccagtggctccagtcagaattgatgatactagtatcaaacggttgcgtggaaaagaggtttcattagtcaaagtggcatggagtcgaggcggcgttgaggaacacacttgggaacttgagtcagagatgcgaacggattatccgcatttattctcag CAGCTGGTAAGGTTGGCTCGAAAGTTGTTACCTCAGCAAACTTTAATGCTACCATCACTCCAGCATCTACCACTGCCTCTTCCAGGATATCAAGCTCTAAAACACTTGCCTCAGAGGGCTGA